Proteins encoded within one genomic window of Ranitomeya variabilis isolate aRanVar5 chromosome 4, aRanVar5.hap1, whole genome shotgun sequence:
- the C4H10orf105 gene encoding uncharacterized protein C10orf105 homolog isoform X1: protein MRSSESEKMTTETTFKFNNETLESTAITNLYNSTMDNISVNTTNIPMEFTDPLPIIISLVCIFLLLATCLIFVTLCKPAALDQSLYGPREFMPYHVEDASEPQLRLWKRLGSLRQSINSFRRTRPISQCQRTCPRQTPTTRDWSFFESTKM, encoded by the coding sequence AAAAGATGACCACTGAAACTACTTTCAAATTCAATAATGAAACACTAGAGAGCACAGCTATTACTAACCTTTATAACAGCACCATGGACAATATTTCGGTAAATACCACCAACATCCCAATGGAATTTACAGACCCACTGCCCATCATTATCTCTCTTGTGTGCATTTTCCTCCTCCTTGCCACCTGCCTCATATTTGTAACGCTCTGCAAGCCTGCTGCCCTAGACCAATCCCTATATGGACCACGGGAATTTATGCCCTACCATGTGGAAGATGCCAGTGAACCACAACTTCGACTCTGGAAGAGGTTAGGTTCACTCAGGCAATCCATCAACAGCTTCAGACGTACTCGGCCAATCTCCCAATGCCAAAGGACGTGTCCAAGACAGACACCAACCACTCGAGACTGGTCCTTTTTTGAGTCTACTAAAATGTAA
- the C4H10orf105 gene encoding uncharacterized protein C10orf105 homolog isoform X2 has translation MTTETTFKFNNETLESTAITNLYNSTMDNISVNTTNIPMEFTDPLPIIISLVCIFLLLATCLIFVTLCKPAALDQSLYGPREFMPYHVEDASEPQLRLWKRLGSLRQSINSFRRTRPISQCQRTCPRQTPTTRDWSFFESTKM, from the coding sequence ATGACCACTGAAACTACTTTCAAATTCAATAATGAAACACTAGAGAGCACAGCTATTACTAACCTTTATAACAGCACCATGGACAATATTTCGGTAAATACCACCAACATCCCAATGGAATTTACAGACCCACTGCCCATCATTATCTCTCTTGTGTGCATTTTCCTCCTCCTTGCCACCTGCCTCATATTTGTAACGCTCTGCAAGCCTGCTGCCCTAGACCAATCCCTATATGGACCACGGGAATTTATGCCCTACCATGTGGAAGATGCCAGTGAACCACAACTTCGACTCTGGAAGAGGTTAGGTTCACTCAGGCAATCCATCAACAGCTTCAGACGTACTCGGCCAATCTCCCAATGCCAAAGGACGTGTCCAAGACAGACACCAACCACTCGAGACTGGTCCTTTTTTGAGTCTACTAAAATGTAA